One Glaciihabitans arcticus DNA window includes the following coding sequences:
- a CDS encoding proline dehydrogenase family protein, with the protein MSMSPEQFSSTLSSGDLADETVATVRRWLEESAGAKADPSAERLAGVLKDPRGLEFTIGFVDRVVRPDDLRVAARNLERLSRIVPAFLPWYLRFAIVLGGGFAVLFPWPIVPIARWVLRRMVGHLVIDATPERLDKTLSGLRARGIRLNLNLLGEAVLGDDEADRRLAGTRDLLARDDVDYVSIKVSSVVSQLSMWAFDETVERVVERLTPLYELAATSPSAKFINLDMEEFRDLDLTVTVFKKLLEKPQLMKLEGGIVLQAYLPDALGALQDLTTWATARRAAGGAGIKVRVVKGANLAMEHVDATMHDWPLATYGTKQDTDTNYKRVLDWAFTPERTDAVRIGIAGHNLFDAAFAWLLAKARHVENRVEFEMLQGMATGQAEAVKRDVGGLLLYTPVVHPREFDSAISYLIRRLEENASPENFMSGVFELATSEHVFARERDRFLASLQALDATVPASNRVQSRAEPSSPSAVSGFHNEPDTDPAIAVNRAWGRRVLERSVSSTLGAGSIAAARVSDEATLEARIASTLAAADRWAALPSAERAQILHDAGDVLAAFRGRLIEVMASETGKTIAEGDVEVSEAVDFARYYAARSLELDSIAGARFVPSRLVVVTPPWNFPVAIPAGSVLAALASGSGVIIKPAGLAKRSGAVMVEALWEAGVPRDLLTLVDLEERELGRELVSHPAVDRVILTGGWETAELFRSFRPDLPLLAETSGKNAIIVTPSADLDLAAADVVRSAFGHAGQKCSAASLVILVGSVAKSERFRRQLIDSVGTLRVGLPQDPLSQMGPIIEPAHGKLLRALTTLEEGESWLVKPRQLDDTGALWSPGVREGVAPHSDFHLTEFFGPVLGIMTADNLTEALELQNASAYGLTAGIHSLDADEVSQWLENVDAGNLYVNRGITGAIVQRQPFGGWKRSTVGPGAKAGGPNYLMTLGSWEPRAAEYGEDLRLDGLSRPVASVLKHAQSGIPFEDFDFARQGAESDERAWTAEFGAARDVSNLEVERNVFRYRAVPVALRLAEGAPLGALVRLLAAAARAGSAVTVSSAVPLPATLVAQFGGAVPPVEVLESIVESDAAFLTRAATGGVTAHRVRLIGGDAAALAAALKGSCDVAIYSGPVTTAGRVELLAFVHEQAVTITAHRFGNPDPAMMALKV; encoded by the coding sequence ATGAGCATGTCCCCCGAACAGTTCAGCTCCACCCTCTCCTCGGGCGACCTCGCCGACGAGACGGTTGCCACGGTCCGCCGCTGGCTCGAGGAGAGCGCAGGCGCCAAGGCCGACCCGAGCGCCGAGCGTCTCGCGGGAGTGCTCAAGGATCCCCGCGGCCTCGAGTTCACCATCGGCTTCGTCGACCGGGTCGTGCGCCCCGACGACCTGCGGGTCGCCGCCCGCAACCTCGAGCGCCTGAGCCGCATCGTGCCCGCGTTCCTGCCCTGGTACCTGCGCTTCGCGATCGTGCTCGGCGGCGGGTTCGCCGTGCTGTTCCCGTGGCCCATCGTGCCGATCGCCCGCTGGGTGCTGCGTCGCATGGTCGGCCACCTGGTGATCGACGCGACGCCGGAGCGGCTGGACAAGACGCTGTCGGGGCTGCGAGCCAGGGGCATCCGCCTGAATCTGAACCTGCTCGGCGAGGCGGTACTCGGCGACGACGAGGCCGACCGCCGCCTGGCCGGCACCCGTGACCTGCTGGCTCGGGATGACGTCGACTACGTGTCGATCAAGGTCTCGTCGGTGGTCAGCCAGCTTTCGATGTGGGCCTTCGACGAGACCGTCGAGCGCGTTGTCGAGCGCCTGACCCCGCTCTATGAGCTCGCGGCCACCTCGCCCTCGGCGAAGTTCATCAACCTCGACATGGAGGAGTTCCGCGACCTCGACCTCACCGTCACCGTCTTCAAGAAACTGCTCGAGAAACCACAGCTCATGAAGCTCGAGGGGGGCATCGTGCTGCAGGCGTACCTGCCGGATGCGCTCGGCGCCCTGCAGGACCTCACCACCTGGGCGACGGCTCGTCGCGCGGCCGGCGGTGCGGGTATCAAGGTGCGCGTGGTGAAGGGAGCCAACCTCGCGATGGAGCACGTCGACGCGACCATGCACGACTGGCCGCTCGCGACCTATGGCACCAAGCAGGACACCGACACCAACTACAAGCGTGTGCTCGACTGGGCGTTCACGCCCGAGCGCACCGACGCCGTGCGCATCGGCATCGCCGGCCACAACCTGTTCGACGCGGCGTTCGCCTGGCTGCTCGCGAAGGCGCGCCACGTCGAGAATCGGGTCGAGTTCGAGATGCTGCAGGGCATGGCGACCGGCCAGGCTGAGGCGGTCAAGCGCGACGTCGGCGGGCTTCTTCTGTACACGCCGGTCGTGCACCCGCGTGAGTTCGACTCCGCGATCAGCTACCTGATCCGTCGCCTCGAGGAGAACGCGAGCCCCGAGAACTTCATGTCGGGCGTCTTCGAGCTGGCGACCAGCGAGCACGTGTTCGCCCGTGAACGCGATCGCTTCCTCGCCTCGCTGCAGGCTTTGGATGCCACTGTCCCCGCCTCCAACCGCGTGCAGAGCCGAGCCGAGCCGTCCTCCCCTTCGGCGGTCTCCGGATTCCACAATGAACCCGACACCGACCCGGCCATCGCCGTGAACCGGGCCTGGGGCCGCCGCGTGCTCGAGCGCAGTGTCTCATCCACTCTCGGTGCCGGCTCGATCGCCGCAGCCCGCGTCTCGGATGAAGCGACGCTCGAAGCCCGGATCGCCTCCACACTCGCCGCGGCCGACCGCTGGGCTGCGCTTCCGAGCGCGGAGCGCGCGCAGATCCTGCACGACGCGGGCGACGTGCTCGCAGCGTTCCGCGGCCGCCTCATCGAGGTCATGGCTTCGGAGACCGGCAAGACCATCGCCGAGGGTGACGTGGAGGTCAGTGAGGCGGTCGACTTCGCCCGCTACTACGCGGCCCGCTCGCTCGAGCTGGATTCGATCGCGGGGGCGCGCTTCGTGCCGTCCCGCCTGGTGGTTGTGACGCCGCCGTGGAACTTCCCGGTCGCCATCCCCGCGGGGTCGGTGCTTGCAGCGCTCGCCTCGGGCTCCGGCGTGATCATCAAGCCCGCCGGTCTCGCCAAGCGCAGCGGCGCGGTTATGGTCGAGGCCCTGTGGGAGGCCGGTGTTCCGCGCGACCTGCTCACCCTTGTCGACCTCGAGGAGCGCGAGCTCGGGCGCGAGCTGGTGTCGCACCCGGCCGTCGACCGCGTCATCCTCACCGGAGGCTGGGAGACGGCGGAGCTGTTCCGCTCCTTCCGCCCCGACCTGCCGCTGCTCGCCGAGACGAGCGGCAAGAACGCGATCATCGTCACCCCCTCGGCCGACCTCGACCTGGCCGCCGCCGACGTGGTGCGCAGTGCTTTCGGTCACGCCGGCCAGAAGTGCTCGGCCGCGTCGCTCGTGATCCTCGTCGGCTCGGTCGCGAAGTCGGAGCGCTTCCGTCGCCAGCTGATCGATTCGGTCGGCACACTCCGAGTCGGGCTGCCGCAGGACCCGCTCTCCCAGATGGGTCCAATCATCGAACCCGCGCACGGCAAGCTGCTGCGCGCACTCACCACCCTCGAGGAGGGCGAGTCGTGGCTGGTCAAGCCGCGCCAGCTCGACGACACCGGAGCACTCTGGTCGCCGGGCGTGCGCGAGGGCGTTGCACCGCACAGTGACTTCCATCTGACTGAGTTCTTCGGTCCCGTACTCGGCATCATGACCGCGGATAACCTCACCGAGGCGCTCGAGCTGCAGAACGCCAGTGCGTACGGCCTGACTGCGGGCATCCACTCGCTCGATGCGGACGAGGTCAGCCAGTGGCTCGAGAACGTCGACGCGGGCAACCTCTATGTGAACCGCGGAATCACGGGTGCGATCGTGCAGCGCCAGCCGTTCGGTGGCTGGAAGCGTTCGACCGTTGGGCCGGGCGCGAAGGCCGGCGGGCCGAACTACCTGATGACGCTGGGCAGCTGGGAGCCGCGTGCCGCGGAGTACGGCGAGGACCTGCGCCTCGATGGGCTGTCCCGTCCGGTCGCCTCGGTGCTGAAGCATGCGCAGAGCGGGATCCCGTTTGAAGACTTCGATTTCGCCCGCCAGGGTGCGGAGAGCGACGAGCGCGCGTGGACGGCCGAGTTCGGTGCCGCCCGCGACGTGTCGAATCTCGAGGTGGAGCGCAACGTGTTCCGTTACCGCGCTGTTCCGGTCGCCCTGCGGTTGGCCGAGGGCGCGCCGCTCGGTGCACTCGTGCGCCTGCTCGCGGCGGCGGCCCGTGCCGGCTCCGCTGTCACGGTGTCGAGCGCAGTTCCGCTGCCGGCGACGCTCGTGGCGCAGTTCGGCGGAGCGGTTCCGCCGGTCGAGGTGCTCGAGTCGATTGTCGAATCGGATGCCGCATTCCTCACCCGTGCCGCAACCGGTGGTGTCACGGCTCATCGCGTGCGGCTCATCGGTGGGGACGCTGCCGCGCTCGCCGCCGCACTCAAGGGGAGCTGCGACGTCGCGATCTACTCCGGCCCGGTCACGACCGCCGGTCGGGTCGAGCTGCTGGCCTTCGTGCACGAGCAGGCCGTCACGATCACCGCGCACCGTTTCGGCAACCCCGATCCGGCCATGATGGCGCTCAAGGTCTGA
- a CDS encoding aldo/keto reductase: MELTLNDGHTIPQIGLGTWPLDDTEVASVVETAVSLGYRHIDTAAKYGNESGVGEGIRRSGLDRSALFVTTKLDGEFQGDGRAIAGLEGSLERLGLEYVDLLLIHWPLPAREEYVSTFRTFIGLQERGLVRSVGVSNFTPAHLARVIAETGVTPGVNQIQLNPFIPRLVAQAEHKRLGIVTESWSPLGGDGADVLGSPLIEKIAAAHGRTTGQVVLRWHVQQGLVAIPKSRDAGRLASNLAVFDFELSDDDLAAIASLSQGPDAGVDSDRSGH; encoded by the coding sequence ATGGAGCTAACGCTGAACGACGGACATACCATTCCCCAGATCGGTCTCGGAACCTGGCCGCTCGACGATACGGAGGTCGCCTCGGTCGTTGAGACGGCCGTCAGTCTCGGCTACCGCCACATCGACACCGCGGCCAAGTACGGCAATGAGTCGGGCGTCGGCGAGGGCATCCGGCGCAGCGGCCTCGACCGCAGCGCCCTCTTCGTCACCACCAAGCTCGATGGCGAGTTTCAGGGCGACGGTCGCGCCATCGCCGGGCTCGAGGGCTCGCTCGAGCGACTCGGCCTCGAGTACGTGGATCTCCTGCTCATTCACTGGCCGCTGCCGGCCCGCGAGGAATACGTCTCGACCTTCCGCACCTTCATCGGCCTGCAGGAGCGCGGCCTCGTGCGCAGTGTCGGGGTCTCGAACTTCACGCCCGCGCATCTCGCCCGCGTCATCGCGGAGACGGGGGTCACGCCCGGGGTCAATCAGATCCAACTGAACCCGTTCATCCCGCGCCTTGTCGCGCAGGCCGAGCACAAGCGGCTCGGCATCGTGACCGAGTCGTGGAGCCCTCTCGGTGGTGACGGCGCCGACGTGCTCGGGTCGCCCCTGATCGAGAAGATCGCCGCAGCACACGGCCGCACCACCGGCCAGGTCGTTCTGCGCTGGCACGTGCAACAGGGGCTTGTGGCGATTCCCAAGTCTCGGGATGCCGGTCGCCTCGCCAGCAACCTGGCCGTCTTCGATTTCGAACTGTCGGATGACGACCTCGCGGCAATCGCGTCCCTCTCGCAGGGTCCCGATGCCGGGGTCGACTCCGACAGGTCGGGGCACTAG
- a CDS encoding amino acid ABC transporter substrate-binding protein: MKSSRLALIGLVAATALALSGCAPAEPDLTTGGGDTAAGDDTSLADIEAAGEIVVGTEGTYRPFTFHEGGAGDLTGYDVEIIEAVADKLGVEVKFEETQWDAIFAGLDADRFDLIANQVSINDEREAKYDFSDPYTVSPGVVIVAKDNSDISSLADLKGKTTAQSLSSNWYTLAEENGATVETVEGWAQSIALLEQGRIDATLNDKLTYLDYVAVKPDSADLVKIAAETDDVSRNAFVVAKGSTTLVDAINEALDELRADGTLAEISEKYFGADVSQ; the protein is encoded by the coding sequence ATGAAGTCTTCACGCCTCGCACTCATCGGCCTCGTCGCCGCCACCGCACTCGCACTCTCCGGCTGCGCCCCGGCCGAGCCCGACCTGACCACGGGCGGCGGGGATACCGCGGCCGGCGACGACACAAGCCTCGCCGACATCGAGGCAGCGGGCGAGATCGTCGTCGGCACCGAGGGCACCTACCGCCCCTTCACCTTCCACGAGGGTGGCGCGGGCGACCTGACCGGTTACGACGTCGAGATCATCGAGGCCGTCGCCGACAAGCTCGGTGTCGAGGTGAAGTTCGAGGAGACCCAGTGGGACGCGATCTTCGCCGGCCTCGACGCCGACCGCTTCGACCTCATCGCCAACCAGGTCTCGATCAACGACGAGCGCGAAGCCAAGTACGACTTCTCCGACCCGTACACCGTGAGCCCGGGCGTCGTCATCGTCGCGAAGGACAACTCGGACATCAGCTCGCTCGCCGACCTCAAGGGCAAGACCACCGCCCAGTCGCTGTCGAGCAACTGGTACACGCTCGCCGAGGAGAACGGAGCGACGGTCGAGACCGTCGAGGGCTGGGCCCAGTCGATCGCGCTGCTCGAACAGGGCCGAATCGACGCAACGCTCAATGACAAGCTCACCTACCTCGACTACGTGGCCGTCAAGCCCGACTCCGCGGACCTCGTGAAGATCGCCGCAGAGACGGATGACGTCTCGCGCAACGCCTTCGTTGTCGCGAAGGGCTCAACGACTCTCGTCGACGCCATCAACGAGGCCCTCGACGAGCTGCGGGCTGACGGTACTCTCGCCGAGATCTCGGAGAAGTACTTCGGCGCAGACGTGTCACAGTAG
- a CDS encoding MarR family winged helix-turn-helix transcriptional regulator, translating into MPEAVVSATEWDAWRSFITMRNNLDRALEKRLQQESGISSPDYEILITLFGTPERQLRAREFASSLGWEKSRLSHQVTRMEKRGLVERRDCDTDGRGTWIALTADGSRAVLGAMRDHSTAIRQYFFDVLTPDELEVMERASQRVIATIDPPECDDEP; encoded by the coding sequence GTGCCCGAAGCCGTAGTCAGCGCGACAGAGTGGGACGCCTGGCGTTCATTCATCACCATGCGCAATAACCTCGACCGGGCGCTCGAGAAGCGGCTCCAGCAGGAGTCCGGCATCTCCAGCCCCGACTACGAGATTCTCATCACACTGTTCGGCACACCCGAGCGGCAGTTGCGGGCACGCGAGTTCGCGTCATCCCTCGGCTGGGAGAAAAGCCGCCTCTCGCACCAGGTGACCCGCATGGAGAAGCGCGGCCTCGTCGAGCGGCGCGATTGCGACACCGACGGGCGCGGCACCTGGATCGCCCTCACCGCCGACGGCAGCCGGGCGGTGCTCGGCGCGATGCGCGACCACTCGACGGCGATCCGGCAATACTTCTTCGACGTGCTCACGCCCGACGAACTCGAGGTCATGGAACGCGCCTCGCAGCGTGTGATCGCCACCATCGACCCGCCCGAATGCGACGACGAGCCATGA
- a CDS encoding helix-hairpin-helix domain-containing protein — protein sequence MANDLPKLGAPAMRALAAAGIETLKDLREYDPDELAQLHGIGPNALKAIAAALGR from the coding sequence ATGGCGAATGACCTGCCCAAGCTCGGAGCTCCGGCCATGCGCGCGCTCGCCGCTGCCGGAATCGAGACGCTCAAGGATCTCCGCGAATATGACCCTGACGAACTTGCACAGCTCCATGGCATCGGCCCGAACGCGTTGAAGGCTATTGCGGCGGCACTCGGGCGCTAG
- a CDS encoding amino acid ABC transporter ATP-binding protein, with amino-acid sequence MSLTDSPVLALTGLTKSFGDNHVLRGIDFSVSRGEVIALIGPSGSGKTTVLRCLNGLEVPDGGTAVFASGLTLDFAANPSKRDLLALRDSSSMVFQHFNLFPHKTVLENVIEGPVQVQKRSVVDATADAERLLERVGLADKRDSYPFELSGGQQQRVGIVRALALKPDLLLFDEPTSALDPELVGEVLGVIRELANDGWTMVIVTHELAFARQVASEVVFMDGGVVVERGAPEQILVTPREERTKQFLRRILNPLD; translated from the coding sequence ATGTCGCTCACTGATTCCCCCGTGCTCGCCCTCACCGGCCTGACGAAGTCGTTTGGTGACAATCACGTGCTTCGCGGCATCGACTTCTCCGTGAGCCGCGGCGAGGTCATCGCGTTGATCGGTCCCTCCGGCTCGGGCAAAACGACCGTGCTGCGCTGCCTCAACGGCCTCGAGGTTCCGGACGGTGGCACCGCCGTCTTCGCCTCAGGCCTCACCCTCGATTTCGCTGCGAATCCGTCGAAGCGTGACCTGCTCGCCCTGCGCGACAGCTCGTCGATGGTGTTCCAGCACTTCAACCTGTTTCCGCACAAGACGGTTCTCGAGAACGTCATCGAGGGTCCGGTGCAGGTTCAGAAGCGTTCTGTGGTGGATGCCACGGCCGACGCCGAACGCCTGCTCGAGCGTGTGGGGCTCGCCGACAAGCGCGACTCGTACCCGTTCGAACTGTCGGGCGGCCAGCAGCAGCGCGTGGGAATCGTGCGCGCGCTCGCCCTCAAGCCCGACCTGCTGCTGTTCGACGAGCCGACCTCTGCGCTCGATCCCGAGCTCGTCGGTGAGGTGTTGGGAGTGATCCGCGAGCTGGCGAACGATGGCTGGACCATGGTCATCGTCACCCACGAGCTCGCCTTCGCGCGCCAGGTCGCCTCGGAGGTCGTGTTCATGGATGGCGGTGTCGTCGTCGAGCGCGGCGCCCCCGAGCAGATCCTCGTGACCCCCCGCGAGGAGCGCACGAAGCAGTTCCTGCGGCGTATCCTCAACCCGCTCGACTAG
- a CDS encoding amino acid ABC transporter permease, protein MQSTWDLLVSSLWPLVSGALVGTIPLALASFALGLVIALGIALARLSRNRVLSGAARVYISLVRGTPLLVQLFVIFYGLPSIGIKIDPWPSAIIAFAINVGGYAAEVIRAAILSVPKGQWEAGHTIGMSRAQTLRRIILPQAARVSVPPLSNTFISLVKDTSLASLILVTELFKQAQKIAAFSSEFLLLYAEAAVIYWVICLALSSGQNVLEKRLDRYVAH, encoded by the coding sequence GTGCAATCGACCTGGGACCTGCTGGTCAGTTCGCTCTGGCCGCTGGTCTCGGGCGCTCTCGTCGGGACGATCCCCCTCGCGCTCGCCAGCTTCGCTCTCGGACTGGTGATCGCGTTGGGGATCGCCCTGGCGCGCCTCTCGCGCAATCGGGTGCTCTCCGGAGCGGCTCGCGTCTACATCTCCCTTGTGCGCGGTACTCCCCTGCTTGTGCAGTTGTTCGTGATCTTCTACGGCCTGCCCTCGATCGGCATCAAGATCGACCCGTGGCCGAGCGCCATCATCGCGTTCGCGATCAACGTGGGCGGATATGCCGCGGAAGTGATCCGCGCCGCGATCCTGAGTGTGCCCAAGGGCCAGTGGGAGGCGGGCCACACGATCGGCATGTCCCGCGCGCAGACCCTGCGCCGGATCATCCTGCCGCAGGCCGCTCGTGTGTCTGTGCCGCCGCTCTCGAACACCTTCATCTCCCTCGTGAAGGACACCTCGCTCGCCTCGCTGATCCTCGTCACCGAGCTGTTCAAGCAAGCGCAGAAGATCGCCGCGTTCTCGAGCGAGTTCCTGCTGCTGTACGCCGAAGCCGCAGTCATCTACTGGGTCATCTGCCTCGCCCTGTCGAGCGGCCAGAACGTGCTGGAGAAGAGACTGGATCGCTATGTCGCTCACTGA
- a CDS encoding LysR family transcriptional regulator, with translation MLDIRRLRLLRELAMRGTITAVAEALSYSPSSVSQQLALLEAEAGVPLLVKSGRRVQLTPQAEVLIGHTTQLLEKLELMEAELESSLTEVTGTVRLAVFQSAALGIIPQSLTLLAAEYPALRVEIVQREPESALFEVWAREFDLVIAEQYPGHAAPHQPDLDRVALCEDELRLGGAASLLEASTKAWVMEPRGTASRHWAEQRCRQAGFEPDVRFETADLQAHIRLVESGNAVALLPDLVWGGRPPSVGLHRLDGAPTRTVFTSVRQASRSRPSILAVREILARSVGFLIG, from the coding sequence GTGCTCGACATCCGCCGACTGCGCCTGCTACGCGAACTCGCCATGCGCGGCACGATCACGGCCGTCGCCGAGGCGCTGTCGTACAGTCCCTCCTCGGTGTCTCAGCAGCTCGCGCTGCTCGAAGCGGAAGCGGGTGTGCCGCTGCTGGTCAAATCAGGCCGCCGGGTGCAGCTCACCCCCCAGGCCGAGGTGCTGATCGGTCACACCACACAGCTGCTCGAGAAGCTGGAACTGATGGAGGCGGAACTGGAGTCCTCGCTCACCGAGGTGACCGGCACCGTGCGCCTCGCGGTGTTCCAGTCGGCAGCCCTCGGCATCATCCCGCAGTCACTGACGCTGCTCGCCGCGGAGTACCCGGCGCTGCGCGTCGAGATCGTGCAGCGCGAGCCGGAGAGTGCGCTGTTCGAGGTATGGGCGCGTGAGTTCGACCTCGTCATCGCCGAGCAGTACCCCGGCCACGCCGCCCCGCACCAGCCCGACCTCGACCGGGTGGCGCTGTGCGAGGACGAGCTGCGGCTGGGCGGCGCGGCTTCCCTGCTCGAGGCCTCGACAAAGGCGTGGGTGATGGAACCGCGCGGTACGGCGAGTCGCCATTGGGCCGAGCAGCGCTGCCGCCAGGCCGGCTTTGAGCCCGACGTGCGGTTCGAGACCGCCGACCTGCAGGCGCACATCCGACTCGTGGAATCGGGCAACGCCGTCGCCCTGCTGCCCGACCTGGTCTGGGGTGGACGCCCGCCGAGCGTCGGCCTGCACCGGCTCGACGGGGCTCCGACGCGCACCGTCTTCACCTCGGTGCGCCAGGCCAGCCGTTCGCGACCGAGCATTTTAGCCGTCCGCGAGATTCTCGCCAGATCGGTCGGTTTTTTGATCGGTTAG
- a CDS encoding TetR/AcrR family transcriptional regulator, whose protein sequence is MSETTGALLRRQPRQDRSEQRLELILDSLAALIDEVGYANLSIAMIAKRAEMSGPGIYRYFDDLNSIAAALAKRNLERFLENAAARLAEETEWERGIRRAIDVYSDMYRTEPGFRWLRLGDMIATNLINPEQSNHEVAARVAGNLFVERYEVGYRDDLFAHIEVVIELIDSLSARAFVTNPDGERFFLDEIPRIVVGYLDEYLTRSLADSVEVRHLD, encoded by the coding sequence GTGAGCGAGACAACCGGCGCCCTTCTGCGCAGGCAGCCCAGACAGGACCGCAGCGAGCAGAGGCTCGAGCTGATCCTCGATTCCCTTGCCGCCCTCATCGACGAGGTCGGCTACGCAAACCTGTCGATCGCGATGATCGCCAAGCGGGCCGAAATGTCGGGACCGGGCATCTACCGCTACTTCGACGACCTCAACTCGATCGCCGCCGCCCTCGCCAAGCGCAACCTCGAACGCTTCCTCGAGAACGCCGCCGCGCGACTTGCGGAGGAGACCGAGTGGGAACGCGGCATCCGTCGTGCGATCGACGTGTACAGCGACATGTACCGTACGGAGCCCGGCTTCCGCTGGCTGCGCCTCGGCGACATGATCGCCACCAACCTCATCAACCCCGAGCAGAGCAACCACGAGGTCGCCGCCCGTGTTGCCGGAAACCTGTTCGTCGAGCGCTACGAGGTCGGCTACCGCGACGACCTGTTCGCGCACATCGAGGTCGTCATCGAGCTCATCGACAGCCTCTCCGCTCGTGCCTTTGTGACGAATCCCGACGGCGAGAGGTTCTTCCTCGACGAGATCCCGCGCATTGTGGTCGGCTACCTCGACGAGTACCTCACGCGTTCGCTGGCAGACTCCGTCGAGGTCCGACACCTCGACTGA
- a CDS encoding phytoene desaturase family protein — MTERFDVVIVGGGHNGLTAAAYLAQAGKSVLLLERLAYVGGAAVSAQAFEGLDARLSRYSYLVSLLPKRIITDLGLRVQLSRRRYSSYTPDPGSDLGLLVDNGSPSSTRESFDALGASADAEAWESFYESTGNLARTLFPTVTEPLLTRSEARRAVNDASAWDAFIERPVGEVIQNTFANDVVRGVVLTDALIGTFAPNVDETLAGNRCFLYHVIGGGTGDWDVPVGGMGAVSGELYNAARAAGAVIRTSAEVTAIDPDGLVTYVSADSSCEVAGDFVLANVAPWVLASLMSVVEPAETSEKPEGAQVKVNLLLSRLPRLRDSSVDPAAAFGGTFHINETWSQLSSAYDAASGGGVPDPLPCEIYCHSLTDPTILSPELRASGAQTLTVFGLHAPHRLIDPDENDARRDELEGAVLASLNSVLAEPIEPLLLRDASGNPTIETKTTLDLEAALHLPGGNIFHGPLAWPFAEDDAPLATPAQRWGVATVHSRILLCGAGAQRGGGVSGIGGHNAAMAVLEASGA; from the coding sequence ATGACCGAGCGCTTCGACGTGGTCATCGTCGGCGGCGGGCACAACGGCCTGACCGCCGCCGCCTACCTCGCCCAGGCTGGCAAGTCGGTCCTGCTGCTCGAGCGGCTCGCCTACGTCGGCGGTGCGGCCGTCTCAGCCCAGGCATTCGAGGGTCTGGATGCCCGGCTCTCCCGCTACTCCTACCTCGTCTCGCTGCTCCCGAAGCGCATCATCACCGACCTCGGGCTGCGCGTTCAGCTCTCGCGCCGCCGCTACTCCTCGTACACTCCGGATCCGGGCAGCGACCTCGGGCTGCTCGTCGACAACGGTTCCCCCTCATCAACCCGGGAGTCGTTCGACGCGCTCGGCGCCTCGGCCGACGCCGAAGCGTGGGAATCGTTCTACGAATCCACGGGCAACCTGGCGCGCACGCTGTTCCCGACAGTCACCGAACCGCTGCTGACGCGCAGCGAGGCGCGTCGCGCGGTGAACGACGCGAGCGCATGGGACGCGTTCATCGAGCGGCCGGTGGGCGAGGTCATCCAGAACACGTTCGCCAACGACGTCGTGCGGGGGGTCGTGCTGACCGACGCGCTCATCGGCACGTTCGCCCCCAACGTCGACGAGACTCTCGCCGGCAATAGGTGCTTCCTGTACCACGTGATCGGCGGCGGAACCGGCGACTGGGATGTTCCGGTCGGCGGCATGGGCGCCGTCTCGGGCGAGCTGTACAACGCGGCGCGGGCGGCGGGTGCGGTCATTCGCACCTCGGCCGAGGTTACGGCGATCGACCCGGACGGGCTGGTCACATACGTTTCCGCGGACTCTTCTTGTGAGGTAGCCGGCGACTTCGTGCTCGCGAACGTGGCGCCGTGGGTGCTGGCTTCGTTGATGTCGGTGGTCGAGCCTGCCGAGACCTCCGAAAAGCCCGAAGGTGCCCAGGTCAAGGTCAACCTCCTCCTCTCGCGACTGCCCCGGCTGCGCGACTCGAGCGTCGACCCGGCTGCGGCCTTTGGCGGCACTTTCCACATCAACGAGACCTGGTCCCAGCTGTCTTCGGCGTACGACGCGGCGTCGGGTGGCGGCGTGCCCGATCCCCTGCCGTGCGAGATCTACTGCCACTCGCTCACCGATCCGACCATCCTCTCCCCCGAGCTGCGGGCAAGCGGCGCGCAGACGCTCACCGTGTTCGGACTGCACGCCCCGCATCGGCTCATCGACCCCGATGAGAACGACGCGCGCCGGGACGAACTCGAGGGCGCCGTGCTGGCATCCCTGAACTCCGTGCTTGCCGAGCCGATCGAGCCACTGCTGCTTCGGGATGCGTCCGGCAATCCCACGATCGAGACCAAAACGACTCTCGACCTCGAGGCTGCACTGCACCTGCCCGGCGGCAACATCTTCCACGGCCCACTCGCCTGGCCGTTCGCAGAGGATGACGCTCCCCTCGCAACCCCGGCGCAGCGCTGGGGTGTCGCGACGGTGCACTCTCGCATCCTGCTCTGCGGAGCGGGCGCCCAGCGCGGCGGAGGCGTCAGCGGAATCGGTGGCCACAACGCGGCGATGGCCGTGCTCGAGGCCTCCGGCGCCTGA